A genomic segment from Gossypium hirsutum isolate 1008001.06 chromosome D04, Gossypium_hirsutum_v2.1, whole genome shotgun sequence encodes:
- the LOC107931594 gene encoding uncharacterized protein, translated as MDSTEILSIFSFLLLFLQSHARPPVESSLPSGPSSPAPAPGPSNHGCWLSSTSCHNESLRACLDPASIGSKKVIVLVMNEGERNINVSVSMSHGKTKTVEVLPNLTRKVEITAKVGGNSTIEIDAGELRCAIHIGAAASSSGIFNYIPFPRHISPIYLVILTGLIIGSTYACYKRSKRDDGIAYQQLEMGQPVSSSPNNVDVETAQGWEQDWDGEWQEVKSKLASVNGLSSRSAKRDDD; from the exons atggatTCAACGGAAATCctttcaatcttttctttccttttactCTTTCTTCAATCACACGCTCGACCTCCGGTGGAATCTTCCCtg CCTTCCGGGCCATCGTCACCGGCGCCGGCTCCTGGGCCTAGTAACCATGGGTGTTGGCTTTCGTCAACGAGTTGTCATAACGAAAGCTTAAGGGCGTGCCTTGATCCTGCGTCAATTG GTTCAAAGAAAGTAATAGTACTGGTGATGAACGAAGGAGAGAGAAACATAAATGTAAGTGTGAGTATGTCACATGGCAAGACCAAGACGGTGGAAGTGCTCCCAAACCTAACTCGAAAG GTTGAAATCACAGCAAAAGTTGGTGGAAATTCAACCATAGAAATAGATGCTGGAGAATTGAGGTGTGCAATTCACATAGGAGCAGCAGCATCAAGTTCCGGCATATTCAATTATATCCCTTTCCCCAGGCATATAAGCCCCATCTACTTAGTGATTCTAACAGGTCTGATCATCGGCAGTACGTACGCCTGCTACAAGCGAAGCAAAAGGGACGATGGAATCGCATACCAGCAGCTTGAAATGGGGCAACCCGTCTCGTCTTCACCTAACAATGTCGATGTAGAAACAGCTCAAGGTTGGGAACAAGATTGGGATGGCGAGTGGCAGGAGGTGAAGTCAAAACTAGCATCTGTGAATGGCCTTTCTTCTAGGTCTGCCAAGCGAGATGATGATTAG
- the LOC107931593 gene encoding glycerol-3-phosphate dehydrogenase [NAD(+)] 2, chloroplastic yields MEALLEPVFVFKLNPSFTSKNPCTVHFPNLPKIPSKPLVVATCCAGTPSPSPLLPQDSDQNPFQLSPDRTRDRRKVVRIAWEKLVRWSRSWRSKAKTEVLERTKKVVVLGGGSFGTAMAAHVANRKAQMEVSMLVRDPAVCRSINENHFNYKYFPEHKLPENVTATSDAKTALLGADYCLHAVPVQFSTSFLEGIAEHVDPGLPFISLSKGLELNTLRMMSQIIPQALKNPRQPFIALSGPSFALELMNKLPTAMVVASKDKKLAHAVQQLLSCSHLRISTSRDVTGVEIAGALKNVLAIAAGIVEGMNLGNNSMAALVAQGCSEIRWLATKMGGKPATITGLSGTGDIMLTCFVNLSRNKRVGVRLGSGEELEDILSSMNQVAEGVSTAGAVIALAQKYNVKMPVLTAVARIMDSELTPKKAVLELMSLPQVEEV; encoded by the exons ATGGAAGCACTTCTTGAACCAGTTTTCGTATTTAAGCTGAATCCATCTTTCACTTCAAAAAACCCATGTACTGTTCACTTTCCGAACCTTCCAAAGATACCCTCAAAGCCACTTGTGGTTGCCACTTGTTGTGCAGGAACTCCTTCACCGTCTCCTTTACTCCCCCAAGATTCCGACCAAAACCCATTTCAGCTTTCCCCTGATAGGACCCGGGATCGCCGGAAAGTGGTTCGCATTGCTTGGGAGAAGCTTGTTAGATGGTCTCGTTCTTGGCGCTCCAAGGCGAAAACTGAAGTTCTTGAACGAACTAAAAAG GTGGTGGTGCTAGGAGGGGGATCTTTTGGGACTGCAATGGCGGCTCATGTTGCTAACAGGAAGGCACAAATGGAAGTTAGTATGCTTGTACGTGATCCTGCGGTTTGCCGGTCTATTAATGAGAACCATTTTAATTA TAAGTACTTCCCTGAACACAAGCTACCAGAAAATGTGACTGCAACTTCTGATGCCAAAACTGCTTTGCTTGGGGCAGATTATTGCCTTCATGCTGTACCTGTGCAG TTTAGTACATCCTTTCTCGAAGGAATTGCAGAGCATGTTGATCCTGGCTTACCATTTATATCCCTTAGCAAAGGCTTAGAGCTCAATACATTGAGGATGATGTCTCAAATCATTCCTCAAGCATTAAAGAACCCTCGCCAACCTTTTATTGCACTATCAGGGCCTTCCTTTGCGTTGGAATTAATGAACAAACTACCAACAG CAATGGTGGTGGCATCAAAAGACAAAAAATTGGCCCATGCTGTTCAGCAGCTATTGTCTTGTAGTCATTTACGGATCAGCACTTCAAG GGATGTTACAGGGGTTGAAATTGCAGGTGCCCTCAAGAATGTACTTGCGATTGCTGCTGGGATTGTTGAAGGCATGAATCTTGGTAATAATTCCATGGCAGCTCTTGTAGCACAAGGTTGTTCTGAGATACGATGGCTAGCAACAAAG ATGGGTGGAAAGCCGGCAACAATTACTGGTCTATCTGGAACTGGGGACATCATGCTTACATGTTTTGTAAATCTttcaagaaataaaagagttgGAGTTCGTCTTGGATCAGGGGAGGAACTCGAAGATATACTCAGTTCCATGAATCAG GTAGCTGAAGGTGTGTCAACTGCTGGAGCTGTGATTGCACTGGCCCaaaaatataatgttaaaatgcCGGTCCTGACAGCAGTTGCTCGGATCATGGACAGTGAGCTAACCCCAAAGAAGGCTGTTCTTGAATTAATGAGCCTCCCTCAG GTTGAAGAAGTTTGA
- the LOC107931592 gene encoding DEAD-box ATP-dependent RNA helicase 17, whose product MKKTQKTNKEKESNTKTRTKESEIFASCSFSSLGLHSTLSEQLQERLGFEAPTLVQAQAIPVILSGRHVLVNAETGSGKTIAYLAPIIHYLQGYNPRIERSHGTFALVLVPTRELCLQVYEILQKLLHRFHWIVPGYVMGGENRNKEKARLRKGISILIATPGRLLDHLKNTSSFVHTNLRWIIFDEADRILELGFGKDIEEILDLLGSRANESVEKGKFSEFQRQNLLLSATLNEKVNHLSKISLENPVMIGLDNMKMQPDSSVNQTGSLGSDVDEDLDYSIKSVNSSSGDYRLPAQLVQRFVKVPCGSRLAVLLSILKHLFEREASQKVVVFFSTCDAVDFHYMLLSEFQWSPYSQFEEELKQMFLKCKTFRLHGNMKQEDRRTTFSAFKTEKSALLVSTDVAARGLDFPKVRCIIQYDSPGEASEYVHRVGRTARLGERGESLLFLQPIEVDYLQDLEKHGVSLTEYPLLKIIDSFPLHSQMHRVKKFVSLESHPWVVSLQRELESYISAEPKIKKQAKDAFCSWVRAYTAHRGDLKQIFMVKKLHLGHVAKSFALREQPSLVGKAFQNQSKKRKRDLKQKQKGLFKKRKVASKT is encoded by the exons atgaagaaaacccaaaaaacaaaCAAAGAGAAAGAATCAAACACCAAAACCCGAACCAAAGAATCGGAGATATTTGCTTCGTGTTCATTCTCCAGTCTTGGCCTCCACTCCACTCTGTCTGAACAACTACAAG AAAGGTTGGGTTTTGAAGCTCCAACTCTTGTCCAAGCTCAAGCTATTCCTGTTATACTCTCTGGTCGTCATGT ACTTGTTAATGCAGAAACGGGGTCTGGCAAAACAATAGCATATTTGGCTCCAATCATTCATTACTTGCAGGGTTACAATCCCCGAATTGAGCGTTCTCACGGTACTTTTG CGTTGGTCCTTGTACCAACGCGTGAGTTATGTTTGCAGGTGTATGAGATTCTGCAGAAGTTGTTGCATCGTTTTCATTGGATTGTTCCTGGTTATGTAATGGGTGGTGAAAACAGGAATAAAGAGAAAGCCAGGCTGCGGAAAG GCATTTCTATTCTTATTGCAACACCTGGACGGCTGTTGGATCACTTAAAAAACACATCATCTTTTGTGCACACAAATTTGCGGTGGATAATCTTTGATGAAGCGGACAG AATTCTGGAGTTAGGATTTGGAAAAGATATTGAAGAGATATTGGATCTTTTGGGTTCTAGGGCAAACGAATCTGTTGAAAAGGGAAAATTCTCTGaatttcaaagacaaaatttGCTATTATCAGCTACATTAAATGAAAAAGTAAACCATCTTAGTAAAATTAGTTTAGAAAATCCTGTAATGATTGGTCTTGATAACATGAAGATGCAACCAGATTCATCAGTTAACCAAACTGGATCTCTGGGATCCGATGTAGATGAGGACCTTGATTACTCAATCAAGTCTGTAAATTCTTCAAGTGGGGATTATAGGCTTCCAGCTCAATTGGTTCAGAGATTTGTTAAGG TGCCCTGTGGTTCACGGCTTGCTGTACTTCTTTCCATTCTAAAACATCTTTTCGAGAGAGAAGCTTCCCAAAAG GTTGTGGTATTCTTTTCAACATGTGATGCAGTGGATTTTCACTACATGCTGTTGAGTGAGTTCCAGTGGTCACCCTACTCGCAATTTGAAGAAGAACTTAAGCAGATGTTTCTGAAATGCAAAACTTTTAGGTTACATGGGAATATGAAGCAGGAAGATAGAAGAACCACCTTCAGTGCCTTCAAAACAGAAAAATCGGCACTTCTTGTCTCTACAGATGTTGCTGCTAGGGGCTTAGATTTTCCAAAAGTTAGATGTATCATACAGTATGATTCTCCAGGGGAGGCCTCTGAATATGTGCATAG AGTAGGTAGGACGGCTCGACTGGGTGAAAGAGGAGAATCCTTACTATTTCTACAACCAATAGAAGTGGATTACTTGCAAGATCTAGAGAAACATGGTGTGTCATTGACAGAGTATCCACTCCTCAAAATAATAGATTCTTTCCCATTGCACAGTCAAATGCATCGTGTCAAGAAGTTTGTTTCTTTAGAATCACATCCATGGGTTGTATCTCTTCAGAGGGAGCTTGAATCATACATCTCAGCTGAG CCAAAGATTAAGAAACAAGCGAAGGATGCATTTTGCTCTTGGGTCCGTGCATACACAGCACATCGCGGAGACCTGAAACAAATTTTCATGGTGAAGAAGCTTCATTTAGGGCATGTTGCAAAAAGTTTTGCATTAAGAGAGCAGCCATCATTGGTAGGAAAGGCATTCCAAAACCAATCGAAAAAGAGGAAGAGGGATCTGAAGCAGAAGCAGAAAGGTCTATTTAAGAAGAGGAAAGTTGCCAGTAAAACATGA